From Achromobacter spanius, a single genomic window includes:
- a CDS encoding AraC family transcriptional regulator — protein MTLPPSPLSREMIALIDRLAPNEGYSLSALDGVRFMRSDRPLGRTPVLYEPGIVIVCQGRKLGFLGNETYVYDAQHFLVLSVPLPFSTETQASKEEPMLAVSIRMDLATVADLVVAIDNRSGEVLEAAPDKGAGAQSRDAPLGIASTPLSEELADATVRLLRALCHPLDAEILGPALVREICFRVLSGEQGGALRAALAHPGRFGRVARALRRIHTDYSQPLDVTHLAQEAGMSVPAFHVNFKAVTQTSPIQYIKSTRLHQARLMMIRDGLTAASASARVGYESASQFSREFKRFFGRTPVEEVRDMKASFALSPAAAIGDFASRH, from the coding sequence ATGACGCTGCCGCCCAGCCCGCTGTCGCGCGAAATGATTGCCCTCATCGACCGCCTGGCGCCCAACGAGGGCTACAGCCTGTCCGCGCTGGACGGCGTGCGCTTCATGCGCTCGGACCGCCCGCTCGGCCGCACGCCGGTGCTTTACGAGCCCGGCATCGTCATCGTCTGCCAGGGCCGCAAGCTCGGCTTTCTGGGCAACGAAACCTACGTCTACGACGCGCAGCACTTTCTGGTGCTGTCCGTGCCCCTGCCCTTTTCCACGGAAACGCAGGCCAGCAAGGAAGAACCCATGCTCGCGGTGTCGATACGGATGGATCTGGCCACCGTGGCCGATCTGGTGGTGGCGATCGACAACCGATCGGGCGAAGTTCTTGAAGCCGCGCCAGATAAAGGCGCAGGCGCCCAAAGCCGCGACGCGCCGCTGGGCATTGCCTCGACCCCGCTGTCCGAGGAACTGGCCGACGCCACCGTGCGCCTCTTGCGTGCGTTGTGCCATCCGCTCGATGCCGAGATCCTCGGCCCGGCGCTGGTGCGCGAGATCTGCTTTCGCGTCCTGAGCGGCGAGCAAGGCGGCGCCCTGCGCGCCGCGCTGGCGCACCCGGGCCGCTTCGGCCGCGTCGCGCGTGCGCTGCGCCGCATTCATACGGACTATTCCCAGCCGCTGGACGTCACGCACCTGGCGCAAGAGGCCGGCATGAGCGTCCCCGCGTTTCACGTCAATTTCAAGGCGGTGACGCAGACCTCGCCCATCCAGTACATCAAGTCCACGCGGCTGCATCAGGCCAGGCTCATGATGATCCGCGACGGGCTGACGGCCGCGTCGGCCTCGGCCCGCGTCGGCTATGAAAGCGCGTCGCAGTTCAGCCGCGAATTCAAGCGCTTCTTCGGCCGCACGCCGGTTGAGGAAGTGCGCGACATGAAGGCGTCGTTCGCGCTGTCGCCCGCTGCTGCCATCGGCGATTTCGCGTCCCGGCACTGA
- a CDS encoding SDR family NAD(P)-dependent oxidoreductase: MTATTSKDQPFSGQTAIVTGAASGIGLATLELLHAQGARIVAVDRDDAVRALTRPGVEPLVADISQEDSAALAVKTAMDHFGRLDILVNNAGVIINKPVIDMTLDDWNGILAVNATGAFLFSREAMRVMAPAGRGAIVNVGSYACYQAFPTIAAYAASKGALAQLTRALSLEAIEHGIRVNAVGSGDVVTNITNHIHADGPGFLAEHGKNAPIRRAAEPREIAEVIAFLASEKASYIVGAVVMADGGMSVALR, encoded by the coding sequence ATGACTGCAACGACTTCCAAAGACCAACCTTTTTCCGGCCAGACCGCCATTGTGACCGGCGCCGCCAGCGGCATCGGCCTGGCCACGCTGGAACTCCTGCATGCGCAGGGCGCGCGCATCGTGGCGGTGGACCGGGATGACGCCGTGCGCGCGCTCACGCGGCCCGGCGTCGAGCCCCTGGTGGCCGATATCTCGCAGGAAGACAGCGCCGCACTGGCGGTCAAGACCGCGATGGACCACTTTGGCAGGCTGGATATCCTGGTGAACAACGCGGGCGTCATCATCAACAAGCCGGTGATCGACATGACGCTGGACGACTGGAACGGCATCCTTGCCGTGAACGCCACCGGCGCGTTCCTGTTCTCGCGCGAAGCGATGCGGGTGATGGCGCCGGCGGGCCGTGGCGCGATCGTCAACGTGGGTTCATACGCCTGCTACCAGGCCTTTCCCACCATTGCGGCCTATGCCGCGTCGAAGGGCGCGCTGGCGCAGTTGACCCGCGCCCTGTCGCTGGAGGCCATCGAGCACGGCATCCGCGTGAACGCCGTGGGGTCGGGCGACGTGGTCACCAACATCACCAACCACATCCATGCGGACGGTCCCGGCTTTCTGGCCGAGCACGGCAAGAACGCGCCGATCCGGCGGGCGGCCGAGCCGCGCGAGATCGCGGAGGTCATTGCGTTTCTGGCGTCGGAGAAGGCCAGCTACATCGTGGGCGCGGTGGTGATGGCCG
- a CDS encoding SDR family oxidoreductase — MTSTQSRQSKVVLITGASSGIGEATARQLAAQGHRVYVGARRTDRLETQVQEIRANGGIAAFRALDVTSAEDMRDFVQGAEAAYGQVDVIVNNAGVMPLSPLNSLKVDEWDRMIDVNIRGVLHGIAAVLPGMERQGHGQVINVSSIGGLAVSPTAAVYCATKFAVRAISDGLRQETDKIRVTVVCPGVVESELADTITDDTARVAMQSFRRVALHPDAIARAIAYAIEQPDDVDVSEVVVRPTASPY; from the coding sequence ATGACTTCGACTCAAAGCCGGCAATCCAAAGTGGTGCTGATCACCGGTGCCAGCAGCGGCATCGGCGAGGCCACGGCGCGGCAGCTGGCCGCGCAGGGCCACCGCGTGTATGTGGGCGCGCGCCGCACGGACCGGCTGGAAACACAGGTGCAAGAGATTCGGGCAAACGGCGGGATAGCGGCGTTTCGTGCGCTGGACGTCACGTCGGCCGAAGACATGCGGGACTTCGTGCAGGGCGCCGAGGCGGCCTACGGGCAGGTGGACGTGATCGTCAACAACGCGGGCGTGATGCCGCTCTCACCGCTGAATTCGCTGAAGGTGGACGAGTGGGACCGCATGATCGACGTGAACATCCGCGGCGTGCTGCACGGCATCGCGGCCGTGTTGCCGGGCATGGAGCGCCAGGGACATGGACAGGTGATCAACGTGTCTTCCATCGGCGGACTCGCCGTGTCGCCGACGGCGGCGGTGTACTGCGCGACCAAGTTCGCGGTGCGCGCGATCTCGGACGGTCTGCGCCAGGAGACCGACAAGATTCGCGTGACCGTGGTGTGCCCCGGCGTCGTCGAATCGGAGCTGGCCGACACCATCACCGACGACACCGCGCGCGTGGCCATGCAGTCGTTCCGCCGCGTGGCCCTGCACCCCGACGCCATCGCCCGAGCCATTGCCTATGCCATCGAACAGCCTGACGACGTGGACGTCAGCGAAGTGGTGGTGCGCCCGACGGCCAGCCCGTACTGA
- a CDS encoding NADAR family protein, which yields MTDTRYIEDLRRRYNAGAKLKFVNFWGHQPGKHGVTASCFSQWYGAPFDIEGQRYPTAEHYMMAEKARLFGDETTRALVFKAPNPGAAKALGRQVMGFNDETWLANRYAIVVRANEAKFGQNPELREFLLQTGNRVLVEASPVDRIWGVGMAQDDEHIANPNLWRGLNLLGFALMQVRDTLRA from the coding sequence ATGACCGATACCCGCTACATCGAAGACCTGCGCCGCCGCTACAACGCGGGCGCCAAACTCAAGTTCGTCAATTTCTGGGGCCACCAGCCCGGCAAGCACGGCGTCACGGCCTCGTGCTTCAGCCAGTGGTACGGCGCCCCCTTCGACATCGAAGGCCAGCGCTACCCGACCGCCGAGCACTACATGATGGCCGAAAAGGCCAGACTCTTCGGCGACGAGACCACGCGCGCGCTGGTGTTCAAGGCGCCCAATCCCGGCGCTGCAAAGGCGCTGGGCCGGCAGGTCATGGGCTTTAACGACGAGACCTGGCTGGCTAACCGCTATGCCATCGTCGTGCGCGCCAACGAGGCAAAATTCGGCCAGAACCCCGAATTGCGCGAGTTCCTGCTCCAGACCGGAAACCGGGTCCTGGTCGAGGCCAGCCCCGTGGACCGCATCTGGGGCGTGGGCATGGCGCAGGACGACGAACACATCGCCAATCCCAACCTGTGGCGCGGCCTGAACCTGCTGGGATTCGCGCTCATGCAGGTGCGGGACACGCTGCGGGCCTGA
- a CDS encoding DUF6138 family protein, producing the protein MSNDSRAIGLHHKTAQQIQDETLAAIHGWFDKLQARDDIDAIVARTPLQAGIHSEILLEYEPSRIMFDVMPSWEPDDEDGLRAEGRNGPLSPEAIHQSLAPVLREAVLERIARLAGKPHLDHHFRFRAQFPTTEGRLRLTLVDHTDEAKQQGLRERVARYVDQAVLNGTEPTGRLHISLLCRHLLDERLFPKLDYPWLISVFTRVLALNAGQESLSEQRGAIIHALRRWSEEQYLPRYFDVAQNAFRANTYTLKPGATLDAHDRGIDLLLYAATLILRFEPGYARPLGLTFLELAREVGSARAHTMLASGSGAIPADRARLANESVTCAANDVLATVAVAIRQESPEAYRQALDFIAGLLRAGFPAGYRIELKSRARHYLPIKGLAKSDTHRFFANAAQHPEAHDALENYARAAIQPYEWYSDSEAEKACLSGTYATFALGLAGASRFPLLRHYMDLVDDEHQSVQDRYTTVFLEQHGLTPDTLATVVACLCVCTDGFKPPAGFAIEDAQTLGLLADAVAGLPDHHRAHVRERLYGSDKKLAALARKADEPKKALLLQLLAQ; encoded by the coding sequence ATGTCCAACGACTCCCGCGCCATTGGCCTGCATCACAAGACCGCCCAGCAGATCCAGGATGAAACGCTTGCCGCCATTCATGGCTGGTTCGACAAGCTGCAGGCGCGCGACGACATCGACGCGATCGTGGCCCGCACGCCGCTGCAGGCCGGCATCCACAGCGAGATCCTGCTGGAATACGAGCCCTCGCGCATCATGTTCGACGTCATGCCCAGCTGGGAGCCCGACGACGAGGACGGCCTGCGCGCCGAAGGCCGCAACGGCCCGCTCAGTCCCGAAGCCATCCACCAATCGCTGGCGCCCGTACTGCGCGAGGCGGTGCTTGAACGCATCGCGCGGCTTGCCGGCAAGCCGCACCTGGATCACCACTTCCGGTTTCGCGCGCAGTTCCCCACCACCGAGGGCCGGCTGCGCCTGACGCTGGTGGACCACACCGACGAGGCCAAGCAGCAAGGCCTGCGCGAACGCGTGGCGCGATACGTGGACCAGGCGGTGCTGAACGGCACCGAGCCCACCGGCCGCCTGCACATCAGCCTGCTGTGCCGCCATCTGCTGGACGAACGCCTGTTTCCCAAGTTGGATTACCCCTGGCTGATCTCCGTCTTTACGCGCGTGCTGGCGCTGAACGCCGGGCAGGAGTCGCTATCGGAGCAGCGCGGCGCCATCATCCATGCGCTGCGGCGCTGGTCCGAGGAGCAGTATCTGCCGCGTTATTTCGACGTGGCGCAGAACGCCTTCCGCGCGAACACCTACACGCTCAAGCCCGGCGCAACACTGGATGCCCATGACCGCGGCATCGACCTGCTGCTGTACGCCGCAACGCTGATCCTGCGCTTCGAGCCCGGCTATGCGCGGCCGCTTGGTTTGACCTTTCTGGAGCTGGCGCGCGAAGTGGGCAGCGCGCGTGCGCACACCATGCTGGCCAGCGGGAGCGGCGCCATTCCGGCCGACCGCGCGCGCTTGGCGAACGAATCCGTCACCTGCGCCGCCAACGACGTGCTTGCCACCGTTGCCGTTGCGATCCGGCAGGAATCGCCGGAAGCCTACCGCCAAGCGTTGGACTTCATCGCCGGCCTGTTGCGCGCGGGCTTTCCAGCCGGCTACCGCATCGAATTGAAAAGCCGCGCGCGCCACTACCTGCCCATCAAGGGCCTGGCCAAGTCCGACACGCATCGCTTCTTTGCCAACGCCGCGCAGCACCCCGAGGCGCACGATGCGCTGGAGAACTACGCGCGCGCCGCCATCCAGCCCTACGAGTGGTATTCCGATTCGGAGGCCGAGAAGGCCTGCCTGTCGGGCACGTACGCGACCTTCGCGCTGGGCCTGGCCGGCGCCAGCCGCTTCCCGCTGCTGCGCCACTACATGGATCTGGTGGACGACGAACACCAGTCGGTGCAAGACCGCTACACCACCGTGTTCCTCGAACAGCATGGGCTGACGCCGGACACCCTTGCCACCGTCGTGGCATGCCTGTGCGTCTGCACGGATGGCTTCAAGCCGCCCGCCGGGTTCGCGATTGAAGATGCGCAGACACTGGGCCTGCTTGCAGACGCGGTGGCCGGGCTGCCCGACCACCACAGGGCGCATGTGCGCGAACGGCTGTACGGATCCGACAAGAAGCTGGCCGCGCTGGCCCGCAAGGCGGACGAGCCGAAAAAGGCGCTGCTGCTGCAGCTGCTGGCGCAATAA
- a CDS encoding LuxR C-terminal-related transcriptional regulator — MPDHRIALRRAVEAVDHLTDPEPPWRDILATARDLVGADSGALIVFDARNKLLTLTAIGLSDACASDYQEHYCNCDIIEQEGRNAPAGTWLDTARMYEPAQLHRTEFYADFMARHRMAQVLAHIIESNTVLHAAIGFQRSSVDTKAGDRLQSGDYARYFRMLRHQLSHRERTRAIGWKSLESAFSEVNEAVLLISVDCIVDKLSPLAVGFLDDVNGWTLHGRRLRHADAKVQRLFDAHCAAVAGDGQMRSMATASGWGELFWVDISAAPPALSLIGGRMLLVRMRKKSAFAMPDVTKLQSVFSITHAEAAVLAGLAAGHSVEEVATLRHASVLTVRKQVASLLTKMECSRQSELVRLASLL; from the coding sequence ATGCCCGATCATCGAATCGCCTTGCGACGCGCCGTCGAGGCCGTCGACCATCTGACCGACCCCGAACCGCCGTGGCGCGACATCCTGGCCACGGCCCGCGATCTTGTTGGGGCCGACAGCGGAGCGCTCATCGTGTTCGACGCCAGGAACAAGCTGCTGACCCTGACCGCCATCGGTCTTTCCGACGCGTGCGCCTCGGATTACCAGGAGCACTATTGCAACTGCGACATCATTGAGCAGGAGGGGCGCAACGCCCCCGCCGGCACCTGGCTGGACACCGCGCGGATGTACGAACCCGCGCAGTTGCACCGCACCGAGTTCTACGCGGACTTCATGGCCCGGCATCGCATGGCGCAGGTGCTGGCGCACATCATCGAATCGAACACCGTGCTGCACGCCGCGATCGGCTTTCAACGTTCGTCCGTCGACACGAAGGCGGGCGACCGGCTGCAATCGGGTGATTACGCGCGCTATTTCCGCATGCTGCGCCATCAGTTGTCGCACCGCGAGCGCACCCGCGCCATCGGCTGGAAGTCGCTGGAAAGCGCCTTCTCCGAGGTCAACGAAGCGGTGCTGCTGATCAGCGTGGATTGCATCGTCGACAAGCTGTCGCCGCTGGCCGTGGGGTTTCTGGACGACGTGAACGGCTGGACACTGCACGGCCGCCGGCTGCGCCACGCGGACGCCAAGGTGCAGCGGCTGTTCGATGCGCACTGCGCCGCCGTGGCGGGCGACGGCCAGATGCGTTCGATGGCCACGGCCTCAGGTTGGGGCGAGCTGTTCTGGGTGGACATCAGCGCGGCGCCGCCTGCGCTCAGCCTCATCGGCGGCCGGATGCTGCTGGTGCGCATGCGCAAGAAAAGCGCCTTCGCGATGCCGGACGTCACCAAGCTGCAATCGGTGTTCTCCATCACGCATGCCGAAGCCGCAGTGCTGGCCGGGCTGGCCGCCGGCCACAGCGTCGAAGAGGTCGCCACCCTGCGCCACGCCTCGGTGCTGACGGTGCGCAAGCAGGTGGCATCGCTCCTGACCAAGATGGAGTGCAGCCGCCAGTCCGAACTGGTCCGCCTGGCGTCGTTGCTGTAA
- a CDS encoding DUF4148 domain-containing protein, producing MKPVLPFRALIPAALAAFALLSGPAGAQSAATAPATAAPSSDFTPTRADVERDLAAWREAGLEEQWAGEESPNVNSPTYIEDYKKYETTIRTSSMGQPASQPQSGSQRRW from the coding sequence ATGAAGCCTGTTCTGCCATTCCGCGCCCTCATCCCCGCTGCGCTGGCGGCCTTTGCCCTGCTGTCCGGCCCCGCCGGCGCGCAGTCCGCCGCCACGGCGCCGGCCACCGCGGCGCCCTCCTCGGACTTCACGCCCACCCGCGCCGACGTCGAACGCGACCTGGCTGCATGGCGCGAAGCCGGCCTGGAAGAACAATGGGCCGGCGAGGAAAGCCCGAACGTCAACTCGCCCACCTACATCGAGGACTACAAGAAATACGAAACCACCATCCGGACCAGCAGCATGGGCCAGCCGGCATCGCAGCCGCAGAGCGGCTCGCAGCGCCGGTGGTGA